The DNA sequence AAAACGGTTGGCCCAAAGCATTGGTTCGGTCAAGAAATGCATTCGGGTATAGTTCAAAGGCCTTGAGCATATGCGCAGTGGCATAGCTTCCGGTGATGAGATATTTCAATTGGTCGCCGGCATCATGCCAGCCCCCACTGGCATCGACAAAGGTCGAATCGGGCATGGGGCCGTAAAAAGAGCGACCGTCCCTTTGGTGGCATATCATATCGAAGAACGGATTGTACCCACAACGCTGCTGCCGCATGAACTCCAACAATTTTTCACTCTTGTGCAAATAAGCATTTTTAGAAATCTTGAAAGGTTGTGACCTGACCTTTGTTTTCTTGCCCTGCAAAAAATAATGCCCCTCATGGGTGACTTTGGTGAAATCAAGTGTGTAATAATGCTCAAAAGTGCCCCACCCTTTTTGTTTTGAGCGATTGGGCCTGATGGTGGCGATGGTTTTCTCTCCATCCGAAGAAATCAATAGAAAGTCTTCGTTTACCTTTTGATTCGAAAAGACCAAAGCGATTTTTGTTTCTTCGGGAAGATACCCCAACTGGTTTACCCGTATGTATGTATTTTCAGAAATGTCATGGGCAAAAATGGAAGGTCCGGTCAGCAATATCAACAGCAGAAAACGATACATTAAAATGATGATTTATGATGGAATGTGAGGAAATATACCACTAAAACTAACGGTTTGCAAGAAGTTCTGTCAAGGCAACGAATTCATATCCCCTTGAAGAAAGCACTGCGATGAGTTTTGGTAAACGATGGTAAAACTTGTCTGTTCTACTGGGGTCGGTACCGATGTGGATGAGCAACAAAAAACCATTAAGGCCAGAAGTGTTGTTTGTTTCAAATGCGACAATACTATTGAATATTTCTTCACTGTTTCGATAATTCGACATATCGGGGGTGGTATAATCGGCATGTGAAAGCGTGCCGTGCGTCATGTTGATGAGTTGGAGGCTTTGTTCCGTTGTCCATGAACTGATGGTTTGATTGTACCACTCATAGGGCGGTAGGTAAAAAGGCGCCTGTTCTTTCGTGATTCCGAATCGTGCCATGGCCTTGTAATTGTTCTCCAGATCGTTCACAAATTCGGTTTTGCTGACCAAGAGGCTGTCCCTATTGTTCCAATCGCAGTACAGCAAATGCTTGTCAGAGTGCGCCCCAAGGTAGTGCTTGTCTTTGACCAGGTTTTTGATAGTTTCTTCAAATGCGGGATTTCGATAGAAATTTCCCGTAAAAAAGAAGGCCCCTTTTATGTCGTTCTCTTTCAACGTTTCTGTAATATGGCCCCCTCCATCTGCAAATTCATCACCGGTGAACACCAATGCGATTTTTTTGACGGTACTGTCACCGCGAACCAGTGCACCGTGGTAGTAGGTAAAATTATCAGCTTGTTGCACTGAGGTTTTTTGTGCATTGGCACCATACCCTAAAAGAAGTATAGATAGGCAAAGCGTGAATCGAATGCACATACAGACCGTTTTCAATGTTTAGGGAAAGGTAGTGATTTGCAATCAAAATGGGATATGGCCATGAACGTACACCTGTTGATTTCCTTACCTGCAAGAAAGTATGTAAATTCAGCCAATAACGACATTCTTGATGAAAAAGCCCATACTACTCCTTCTTTTGATGATTACGGTATCATGTGGAACCAATATCGAACGGGCCGAGGTTGAAAAATGGAAAGCCCAAGCTGAAAATGTGACTATTATTCGAGATGATTTTGGGGTGCCTCACATCTACGGAAAAACAGATGCCGATGCGGTATTCGGATTGCTCTATGCGCAGTGTGAAGATGATTTTAACCGAGTGGAGCAGAACTATATCTGGGCGACGGGCCGATTGGCCGAGGTCGAGGGCGAAGAAGCACTGTACAGCGACCTTCGGGCCAGACTTTTTATGACCGAAGAAGAAGCAAGGCAGAATTACGAAAACAGTCCTAAGTGGTTGCAAAGACTTTGTGATGCCTTTGCAGATGGCATCAATTATTATCTGCACACCCATTCTGAGGTGAAACCCAGACTGTTGACCCGCTTTGAACCGTGGATGCCCTTCTACTTCAGCGAAGGGAGCATAGGGGGTGATATCGAGCGGATTTCTGCCCAAAAAATCAAAAGCTTTTATGAGGGTGGAATGGATATTCCGGAAATGGAAGAACCGAGGATGGGCAAGAAAACTGAAATGGCCGAACCCCAAGGTTCGAACGGCATTGCCCTTTCAGGAGCATTGACACAGTCGGGCAACACGATGCTGCTGATCAATCCGCATACCTCCTTTTATTTCAGGGGAGAGGTGCACGTGGTTTCTGAAGAAGGGTTGAATGCGTACGGTGCGGTCACTTGGGGGCAGTTTTTTGTGTATCAGGGCTTCAATGAAAAAACGGGTTGGATGCACACTTCGACCTATACCGATGTAATGGATGAGTTCAAGGAAACCATTACAAGAAATGGGGATAACCTGTTCTATGTGTATGGTGAACAACTTCGACCTGTCAAACAATCAGGGGTGACGTTAAAATACAAGACCGATGGGGGCATGAAAGAAAAAACGTTACCCATGTACCATACCCATCACGGGCCGATTACCCATTCGGTCGATGGACAATGGACGGCCTCTGCCATGATGTGGGAGCCAATCAAAGCGTTAGAGCAGTCCTACATCCGTACTAAACAAGATGGGTACGAGGGTTTTCGAAAAATGATGGATATCCGCACCAATTCTTCGAACAACACTGTCTATGCCGATGCCGAAGGTAATATCGCCTATTTTCATGGCAATTTCATTCCGAAGCGCGATACGATTTTCAACTATACTCAGCCAGTCGATGGCAGCGATCCCAAAACCGATTGGCATGGGTTGCACACGGTCGATGAAAATATCTTGATCAAGAACCCACCGAACGGCTGGATCCAAAACTGCAACTCTACCCCGTACACCGCTGCGTTGGAGCATAGCCCGAAGCGTGGCGATTATCCAAAATATATGTCGCGTGATCAAGAGAATTTTCGCGGGGTACATGCCATAGCGCTCTTAAAAGACCGAAGCGGCTACACGATCGACAGCCTTATCAAACTGGCTCATGACCCATATCTGCCGGCATTTAAGGCTTTGATTCCAGGGCTGATAAGAGCCTATGATGTGAATCCGATCCCAGAATTAAGGGAGCCGATCGAAGTATTACGGCAATGGGATTACAGAACCGGAACAGCATCAGTGGCCATGACCCTGGCGCATTTTTATGGAACAAAGAGCTATCAAAAAGCGAAAAGACCAAAGGGCTTGTATGCCATGGAGCTTGTAGAATATTGGGGCGATGATTCTCCCAATTCTGAAAAGATAAAACTATTCACCGAGGTGCTCGCAGACTTAAGGGACAACTTTGGCACATGGCAAATGCCCTGGGGTGATGTAAACCGCTATCAACGTTTGAATGGTGATATTCGACAAGCTTTTGATGACTTAAAGCCCAGTATCCCCATCGAGTTTGCCAGCGGGCGCTGGGGTTCATTGGCCGCCTACGGGGCCAGGTACCATAACAACACCAAAAAAATTTATGGCACGCGTGGCAATAGTTTTGTGGCAGTAGTGGAATTTGGCGACAAGGTCGAGGCCAAGACCATTTTGGCGGGGGGGCAGAGTGGTGATCCCCAATCACCACATTTCGATGACCAAATCGAGAGGTATGCCGATCAAGATTGGAAAGATGCTGCGTACTACAAAGAAGATGTGTTGAAACGGGCCAAACGTACCTACCATCCAGGAGAAAAGTGAAGTTGGCTTTGGAATGATGAATGTAGCCTTCAGCATTAGGAGTTATGCACGAAGTACGAAATAGGAAATACGAAGTGCGAATTTAGAGTGTTAAACTAATAGCGAAGTTGGGGTAGTAGCTGAAGTATGCCGAAGCGAATCTGATACCTGAAACCTTTAAACTTTACAGGTGTCATTCTGCTTCCTTCACGACTATCAAACTAGCCTTTGACCCGGTAGACAGATTCCACAGGTTATTGTGTATCACATTGCCTTTGTCATCGGTGACCACGATTTGGGCGGTGTTAGGCCCAGATGTACCTTGGTTTAGGGCCTCAAAATCCAATCGGTTGAACCCTTCGACCAAATCGACATTGACCCCTTTAAAAGAGCCTGAAAGCAAAATATTATATTCTATGACCACACCATTTAGATAGACTTTGACACGGTCGCCATCAACGTATTCATGGTCACGGCAGACCACCCCCACAAAACCGGCCTTGGTCTTGACATCGCCGAGGTACATATCCCCGAAATGTTTGTTCGAACCCTTTTTCTCTTTTTCGACCACTTTTGGATCAATGACCATATCGTGACCGGCCTGAACCAGTTCTTGGTCGGGCAACATCTTGATATTGGGAGTATTGTCTTTTGAAAAGGTGTTTTCATCAATGACAGAAGGCATGCGAAGAGAAGTACCTTGATTACTTGGTTTTACACCCAAATTGTTCTTTTCACCAATCTTTAAGGGTTTGGTCGTGGGAATATCACCCTGCGCGTACCCTATTTGGGCCGCAAGGGCAATCAGAAATATTACAATTGACTTTTTCACCTAAGTTTTGGTCGTATGAGCATACTAAAATTAACAAATACCTTGCCAAGACTATGGTAAAAGGCTGTTAAAACAGTCAAATTTTCGATGAAGAATCATTTTTGGATATAA is a window from the Muricauda sp. SCSIO 65647 genome containing:
- a CDS encoding polysaccharide deacetylase family protein, whose protein sequence is MCIRFTLCLSILLLGYGANAQKTSVQQADNFTYYHGALVRGDSTVKKIALVFTGDEFADGGGHITETLKENDIKGAFFFTGNFYRNPAFEETIKNLVKDKHYLGAHSDKHLLYCDWNNRDSLLVSKTEFVNDLENNYKAMARFGITKEQAPFYLPPYEWYNQTISSWTTEQSLQLINMTHGTLSHADYTTPDMSNYRNSEEIFNSIVAFETNNTSGLNGFLLLIHIGTDPSRTDKFYHRLPKLIAVLSSRGYEFVALTELLANR
- a CDS encoding acylase, which encodes MKKPILLLLLMITVSCGTNIERAEVEKWKAQAENVTIIRDDFGVPHIYGKTDADAVFGLLYAQCEDDFNRVEQNYIWATGRLAEVEGEEALYSDLRARLFMTEEEARQNYENSPKWLQRLCDAFADGINYYLHTHSEVKPRLLTRFEPWMPFYFSEGSIGGDIERISAQKIKSFYEGGMDIPEMEEPRMGKKTEMAEPQGSNGIALSGALTQSGNTMLLINPHTSFYFRGEVHVVSEEGLNAYGAVTWGQFFVYQGFNEKTGWMHTSTYTDVMDEFKETITRNGDNLFYVYGEQLRPVKQSGVTLKYKTDGGMKEKTLPMYHTHHGPITHSVDGQWTASAMMWEPIKALEQSYIRTKQDGYEGFRKMMDIRTNSSNNTVYADAEGNIAYFHGNFIPKRDTIFNYTQPVDGSDPKTDWHGLHTVDENILIKNPPNGWIQNCNSTPYTAALEHSPKRGDYPKYMSRDQENFRGVHAIALLKDRSGYTIDSLIKLAHDPYLPAFKALIPGLIRAYDVNPIPELREPIEVLRQWDYRTGTASVAMTLAHFYGTKSYQKAKRPKGLYAMELVEYWGDDSPNSEKIKLFTEVLADLRDNFGTWQMPWGDVNRYQRLNGDIRQAFDDLKPSIPIEFASGRWGSLAAYGARYHNNTKKIYGTRGNSFVAVVEFGDKVEAKTILAGGQSGDPQSPHFDDQIERYADQDWKDAAYYKEDVLKRAKRTYHPGEK